A genomic window from Amia ocellicauda isolate fAmiCal2 chromosome 15, fAmiCal2.hap1, whole genome shotgun sequence includes:
- the LOC136771638 gene encoding uncharacterized protein LOC136771638, whose amino-acid sequence MGKIYQVIVVGIRGDKKTVDVGQSEEEMNSLTILEFKKKLIGKMLLNADPDELRLIFADRQMEDSDKFSDHHIKDKSTIFVVLKLPGGC is encoded by the exons ATGGGGAAAATTTATCAAGTTATAGTTGTTGGAATAAGAGGAGATAAAAAAACAGTTGACGTTGGTCAGTCGGAAGAAGAGATGAATAGTCTGACTATCCTGGAATTCAAGAAAAAACTGATTGGAAAAATGTTACTGAATGCAG ACCCAGATGAGTTAAGACTCATATTTGCTGACAGGCAAATGGAGGACTCTGACAAGTTTTCAGACCACCACATCAAGGACAAGTCTACCATCTTTGTTGTGCTGAAATTGCCTGGAGGATGTTAA